The bacterium genomic sequence CGCCTGACCATCGATGATCGTCGGGACAAGAAGGCCTCTGCCCAGGGGAAGTTGGATTCGGTAGAAAAACGTCTTAAAGAAACCGATTAACAGACAACCTGCAGGTTTCTTTCAGCCTATCTCAAATCCCAAATCTCAGATCTCAAAGGACATCCACGTCTGTTATCGCGAGTCACGTCTTTGGCGTGATTCGAAGCGATCTCAGACAAGGGCTGAATCTAACAGGAAGGGTTTATCGATGAAGGAGGAGGAGGCTGCGGGGGTGCCCGCAGCCTCCCGTTCTGTCAGCGGTGCTTTTTGTTCTCTTGTTCAGGATTCCCTATGGAAGGGAATCCTTTTTCCCCGGGGTTGGTCCCGTAAACAAATCGACCATTTCTCAGGGTCTCTCGTTGTCCGTGGCCATTGTTATTAAAAACCATTATGACACCCCGGCAAACCTTGCGCAATAAAATACCGTTCTAATTTTATTGCAATACGCAGAATACGTGCCAAGCAACCATTGTTTTGATACAGACAGCGTCAAATGAAAACGCAGCACGCAGCAGGATATAAACTATCCTAAACTACTAATTATGAAGGTTTTTTATTAGTCAGAGCGTATGCACGCCGCAATGGATGAAAAACGTTCGCAGGTATATTTTACATTTGTAATGCTGTTTTAAATGGGAATTTGGCACAACTGTGCACGATGTGACACAGGAAATACCTGAGCTTTTAGGCCTAGTTGGGGATTAACTGTGCAAGGTTGTGCTGCCCGTAGCACAAATCAGAAGTGAGGATTTGTATACCATGGCACAATAACCTGGGAGGTTATCACTTGATTTACTGTGGAATGAATAAATAAACGTTATATTTCGTAGGTTGGCAATTTCGTTCAGTTAATTAAACAATTTTCTATATGTGTGAACGGTGAACAGTTTTGACTTTATTCTACGTTCTGCATTTAAACCAATTTCTGCTCGAACAGTTTCCTTGCCAGTGAGTAGATATCCCTGCGATCGCCTTCTTTTCTTCGGCCGACAGCCACAACGACCACGATCACCTTTTCTTTTTTGATTTTATAGATCACACGATATTTTTGACTAGCGGCCCGCAGGGAGCGGTAACCGGCAAGTTCGCCCATGAGCGGTTTGCCACTATTTTCAGGGGCCTCGGTAAGGCCTGAAACGGTTTGGGCAATTTGTCCTCTGATGCGCCTGTCAGTTATCCCCTTGAGCATCTCAAGGGCCGCAGGGGTGATAAGCACTCGCCAGGTCAAAGATCCAGATCCTCCCTGGCCTTTTCCCAGGGGATCGTTTCCCCGCGCCCGTATTGAGCAATGCTCTCCTTTAGGACAGAGGTCATCTTCCCATCGGCCATGACTTCAAGCGTCTCGGTAATTGTTTCGTAAAGTTCCCAGGGCATTACAGCCAGTACAGGCTTACCGCGCCTTGTAATTGCTACCGCATCAAGGTTTTCCTCTCGTTCGAACTCTTCCGGCAGTGATGTGAGCCGCTTCCGGGCTTCGACCATGGATAGGGTTTTGGGCATATCTGTACCTCCTGCTGAATGTGTACGCTTAAATGTACATAAATGTGTACGGGAAGGCAAGAGGGAGATCGCTCTCAGCATATGCGCGGTAACATTTCACCGGATAATTTATCGACGAGGCGCGATCCCCCCATGGCGGTTTTCAGGATCACCTTCTGGCGGTTGTCCCCCGTTATCTCCCCTATAATACAGGCGTCCTGCCCGTATTTACTGCCTTTCATGATCTCAAGAGCCCTGCCTGAGGCCTCTGGGGCTGTCACACCGACAAGTTTGCCCTCGTTGGCAAGGTACAGCGGATCATAGCCTAAAAGCTCACAGGCGCCCTTTACGGCCTCTTTAACGGGTATGGCGGTCTCTTCGATCTTAACTCCTACAGAAGACTGGGACGCGATCTCACACAGAACGGTGGCAAGTCCGCCTCTGGTGGGGTCTCGAAGCACGTGGATGTCTTTGCCAAGGGTGGTTATCAGCTCGCTGATCATCCAGTTGAGCGGCGCGCTGTCGCTTTTGACGGTTGTTTTAAACGCGATCCCATCCCTGGCCGAAGCGATGGCGATGCCGTGATCGCCGATGGTGCCAGAAAGCAGGATCCGGTCCCCTATTCTTGCACAAGCTCCTGAAACATTTATACCGTCGGGAATGATCCCTATTCCGGTGGTGTTGATGAACACCTTGTCTGCTGCGCCGCGGGGCACCACCTTGGTGTCTGCCGTGACAATGCGAACACCGGCCTCAGCTGCCGCAAGCGCCATGGAACCGGCGATGCGTTCAAGATCGATCAGGGGCAACCCCTCTTCAAGGATAAATGCCACAGAAATGGCCACGGGGACAGCCCCGGCCATAGCCACATCGTTCACGGTGCCGTGGACAGCCAGGCTTCCTATGTCGCCACCTGGAAAGAAGATGGGGTCGACAACGTATGTGTCTGTGCTCATGGAAACGCGGCCGGCGGGAAGTTCAAGGACCGCCATATCGTTGAGGTCCAGGAGGGCCGGGTCGCTGAAATACTTTAGGAATATCCGCTCTGTGAGCTCAGAAGACTTTTTGCCGCCGGCGCCGTGGGACAAAAGGATTCTTTCCTCTATCAATTTCGACTCCTTTTGGAGTGTAGAGTGTAAAGTGCTGGGTGCAGAACCTGAAAAGCGCCTTTGAAATGCACCTCCACTACACTCTACACACTGTACTCTGCACTTCGCCTGATATTGTTAATCCACGCCAATCCTGATATCAGGAATAACGATACCAGGCGGCACAGCTGCCTTCGCTGGACACCATACAAGACCCCACTGGTGATTCAGGAGTGCATTCGTTTCCAAAAAGGGGGCATTCCACAGGGTCAATGACCCCCCTGAGCACCTGGCCGCAAGCACATCCCCTGGGCTCTGACCCCGTTTTCACCTCTTCCAACCCGAACCTCTTCATTGCATCAAATTCACTGAATTTGGCTCTGAACGCCAGTCCAGAGGCTGGAATAATTCCAAGCCCTCTCCAGGGTGCGTCTGCCGGCTGGAAAACCTCATGTAAAACGGACATGGCTTTACGGTTTCCCAGGTCTGTAACTGCTCTGCCATATGCGTTTTTTACTTCATGTGTATTATTAGCTAACTGTTCGCATAGCACTGAAATTCCAAGTAATATATCGAGCGGTTCAAACCCTGTGATGACGCACGGCTTTCCATACTTTTCGGCCACCGGCTTATAGGCATCGGCACCCAGCATGACGCTCACATGACCGGGGCACAGGAACCCGTCGATGGCAAAGTCGGGGCTTTCAAGGAGGGATGTCAGTGCAGGAGGGAGAAGCTTGAAAGCAGGGTACACGAAAAAGTTGTCGAACCCGGCTTCACGAGCCCTTAATACGCTGGCTCCAATGGTGGGAGAGGTGGTCTCAAACCCCACGCCCAGGAAAACGACCTGTTTTTGAGGGTTTTCCAGGGCCCAGTTCAGGGCATCCAGGGGCGTTGTGGCGATCCGAACATCCGCTCCCCTCGCCTTTTCCCGCTCCAGGCTGGTTTTTGTACCTGGAACGCGGATCATATCGCCGAAGGTGGCCACAATAACGTCATTGCCCCTGGATGAATCAGAAAGGGCGATCATCCGGTCCATGTCTTCCATAGCCGTAACACACACGGGGCATCCAGGACCTGATACGAGGACGACATTGTCAGGGAGAAGGGCCTTTATCCCCGCCCGGAAGATGGCTACGGTGTGGCTGCCGCATATCTCCATGATCTTCACCGGGCCGTCCTGATTTTGGGCAATACGGAAGGCGGACTTGTGAATACGGTCCACAAGGGACTTTGCTACCTTTGGATCCCTGTATTCATCCAGATACTTCATCATTTAAAGGTCTTATAATAAAGCTGAAGTACAGCAGAAAAATTCTTTTTCAGGGATGAAGGGGATGAATGGGATAGACGTGAATATTGAATAGGGAACATGGAATGAGGAATTAAACTTGCTATGCTTTTCCCCATTGCCTGTTTTTATCCCCTTTATCCCCTTCATCCCTGTTACAAATATGCTTTTGAAAGTCAGCATCCCGGATTTTGCGAATGCCTCTTTTCTCTGTTCACGGTTCACACGTTATCATCCAAGAGCCCCATGTATTCGTCAAAAAGCTTCAGGGTTTCCAGTGCGTCATCCTCGTCAAGGACATTAATGATAAAACCGGCGTGGACGAGGACGTAATCCCCCACCGCGACATCCGGTACAAGATCGGCAGAGGCCACCCTGGTGGTACCACCGTGATCCACCGTTGCCATATTCAGGTCGTCGAGGACCGTGACTTTACCGGGAACAGCGATGCACATAAAGGGTTCTCCTTTATAGAATGTAGAATCGAGAACGTAGAACGCAGAATAAAGCCATTACTTTGAACATATTGTGGATTTTGATGTTGAAAAACTTCTAAGTTCTACATTCCACATTCTATATTCTGACTATTTGAATCACCAATCACGAATTACGAATCACGGCTCTTAAGCAACCCATAAACCGCCTGGCCCAGGGATATCCCACCGTCGTTGGTTGGTACATTCTTGTGGAAGACCGGTTTCATGGATCTTTCCGAAAGCTCCCGGGCGATGAGGGAACAGAAAAGTTCATTCTGGAACACTCCACCTCCCAGGGGAATGGATCTGTGGACCCCGTTGAAACCCTCCAGGACCCTGTCGGTGGCTTCGGCCAGGGCACGGGCCATGGTGGTGTGGAACATCCCCCCCAGTGTCGGAACAGAAAAGCCTTTTTGCATCTTGTGGAAGATCGACTCAAAGGCGGGCATTAGATCTATTTCCAGACTGCCTCCTTCTGTCTCGACCAGGGAGTAGGGAAGAATATCGGTAACAATATCGTCCGTCAACACCTCAAGCTCTATGGCTGCCTGTCCTTCATAACGGGTGTGGGTGCAGATTCCGAGGAGAGCTGAGACGGCGTCAAAAAGTCTTCCCGCGCTGGAGGTCCAAACCCCGTGGGTTCGTCTTACACACAGGCTGGTAATGACCTGAATATCCTCCTCCGGAATATCTGGAAAGAGGCCTTGTGCGACACGGGCCGTCTCCGCCGCACCCAAGATCTCCAATAGGCAGGAAACAGCCATTCTCCAGGGTTGTTCGATGGATTTCTCGCCTCCCGGCATCCACATGGGCCTTAGATATCCCTTTCTGTCCATGTGTGTTCCGTCAACATGAAGGATCTCACCGCCCCAAATAGTACCGTCCGTACCATAACCGGTGCCGTCAAGCGCAATCCCTACACATGGACCGGTAAGTCCCGCCTCGGCCTGGCAGCTGAGAATGTGGGCGTGGTGGTGCTGGACAGCAATCACGGGGGTATTGGAAGGCCACGGAACGTCTTTATCGTTTTCCGTTATACCGGTAGTGAGGTAATCCGGGTGCAGATCACAGACAAGGATCAACGGGGTCACCTCCAGGATGTCCATGAGGTGGGAGACAACCTCTTTTAGAAAATCCAGGGTCTCCAGGTTCTTCAGATCCCCAAGATGCTGCCCCATAAAGGCCTGTCTCCCCCGTGTCAGGCACACGGTCCCCTTCAGTTCGGGGCCGAGGGCCAAAACCGGGTTCCCGTCCATGGGCAGATTGACCGGTGAGGGAACAAACCCCCGTGCCCTTCTTAGAACAATCGGTCCCTCATCAGGGTTTACGGGGTCCAGGCGGACGATGGAATCGTCACAGCGAAGGACGATATCCCTGTCGTGAATGAGGAAGGCGTCGGCTATCTGACTCAACCTCTGCAAAGCTTCATCATTATCAGCGCACAGGGGTTCTTCCGTCAGATTGGCGCTGGTCATAACGAGAAGGTCGAATTGGGCCATGAGGAGATGATGGAGCGGCGTATAGGGCAGCATGAGGCCGTAATAAAGGCTTCTGGGAGCCACGGCATGGGAAATGTTAATATCGGGGCTCTGGCGGCGCCTGAGGAGGGCAATGGGGCTTTCGGTGCTGGTGAGGATACTCCTGGCGTGGTCGCTCAACTCACACAACAGGCTCGCGGTCTCAAGATCCCGGACCATGAGAGCCAAAGGTTTTTCCTCCCTCCCTTTTTTCTCCCGCAACTTTTCAACGGCCTGAGAAAAAAGGGCGTCCACAGCCAGGTGGAACCCTCCGAGACCTTTAATTGCGAGGATCTTCCCTTCTTTAAGCAGTTCAATAGATCCCTGAAGGGGATCTTCCATTCTGACAGTTGTGCCATCCCTGCGCACAAGTGTCAGGGTTGGACCACAGTCCGCGCATGCGTTGGGCTGTGCGTGGAACCTCCGGTCCGCCGGGTCATCGTATTCGCCCTGGCAATTTTCACACATTGGGAACTTTGCCATGGAGGTGTTAGGCCTGTCGTAGGGCACGGAGCGGAGTATGGTGTAACGGGGGCCGCAGTTCGTGCAATTGATGAAGGGATATCGATAGCGACGATCCTCAGGATCAAAAAGCTCCCTGACACAGTCCGGGCAGGTTGCTGAATCTGGAGCGACCAGGACGGTGGGGTCAGCCCCTGCGAGGCTGCGGCGGATGATAAAATCCCTGTAGTTTGAAGGTTTCAGGTACTCCCTTTGAATGGACATTATTTTTGAAAGTGGTGGAGCATCCTTTTCAAGGCGGGAAAGGAATGCTTCCAGGTTACCTTTCACACCTTCCACCTCGATGACGACACCATCAGTGGTGTTCGTCACCCAGCCGCTGAGGACCAGTTCCTTCGCGAGACGGTAAATGAAGGGCCGGAATCCGACCCCCTGAACGATACCATCCACCGATATACGAAGCCTTTCACTCAATTACCGTCTCCAGGAGCTTAAAATAAAAAATTTAACGCAGAATGCCGCTGGAGCGCCATCGACCTGGCGCTTTCGCAGAGAGCCGCGGTTAAAACCTGGAATTCCGGTTAAGAACTAACTGCGTTACCCTGCGAAACGGCCTCAAGCCGGCCGCGCTGCGTACTCTGCGTTTAAGCTTTTATCGCTTTTAATAATTACCCTATAGCTAATTTTCATTCGTTATTAGATTGGACGAATTCCATCACAAACCCGGACCATTCATCCAGACCCTCGCCAGTGCGGCACGAGGTTTTCAGAATGTGGATCTCCGGGTTGAGGGACATGGCGTTGCGGACGACCTTTTGAACATCGAAGTCGGTATATGGAAGAAGGTCGATCTTATTGATGACCATGACATGGGCCGAACGGAACATGGCCGGGTATTTTAACGGTTTGTCATCACCCTCGGTGGTGCTGATGACAACAACCCTCAAACCTTCTCCAAGATCGAAAGCCGAAGGGCACACCAGGTTCCCCACATTTTCGATAATCAGTAGATCAAGTTCTTCAAGGCGGAAATGGGAGAGGGCTTTTCTAACCATTTCCGCTTCGAGATGGCAGGCTCCCCCTGTCTGGATCTGGTGTACCGGCACTCCCGTTTTTGCGATGCGCACAGCGTCGTTGTCGGTCTGGATGTCCCCTTCGATCACCCCTATGGAAAGGTTTTGGGACAGGGAACCCAGGGTTTTTTCAAGCAGGGAGGTCTTCCCTGAACCGGGGGAACTGACCATGTTCATGATAGCGACCTTTTCACTGGCAAACAGCCTGCGCAGATCGGCCGCCAGGAGGTCGTTGCGGGAGAGGACTTTTTGTTCAAGGGTGATTTTTTCGGACATTTTCACTCCGGAATGTAGAATGTGGAATGTAGAACATAGAATAAATCCAGATCATTAAGACTGCAGGCAGTTGAACTTGCTGTTCTCCTGCGTTCTGCATTCTACATTCTGCTCTTAATCTATCTCAATATCCTCGATCTCCAACTCTTCCCCCTGGAGAAGTTGTGTGTCAAGTCCTTCGCATTGGGGACAAACAACCATGTGCCCGGCTCCCTTGAACTCCCCATCGCACGGTATGCAGTGTATTTTGACGGGAAGGCGCAAAATGGAAAGGATCGTGTCCCGAGTCAGGTCTTTTTCACCCTTCACGGCATCGAAAGAAAAGGCCAGGGATTCGGTCTCCACACCGGAAAGGTCCCCGACCCTGAGGTTGACCCGCCTGACAACAGCAGCGCCGTGCTTCGCGGCCTCTCTCTCGACAATATCCAGGATCTCAATGGCGATGGAAAGTTCGTGCAATGCTTTTGGCTCCTGGAAAGTTAATTAACCACAGCGCGGCCAACTGAAGGCCGCTCCACAGAATTACACGGGGTAAATCCATGAGAAATATTTAAACCATAAAAAATTATTCAACAACACAATCATGAGAATCGTTTTTCCCCACAAGTGCGGATTACCCTGTGAAACCCTGTGGTAAAAAAACATCGCCTTTAAATGAACTGTGCCTTCCCGGTACAGATTTTTCTCTGTGGGCTCTGTGTGAGGCAGGATTTCTCTTGTTTTAATCGGAATAGGTTGGCGGACCGGGTTGTTTTAGGGGAGAGTTCAGTTGTTCCCGGTAATCCTCCGGGTTAAGACCGGCGGTCTCCAGAACGATCTTCAGGACATCTGGAAGCTTGTCCCGGATCTTTGAGGAAAGCTCCATGGACATGGATAGATCTTCCGGTTCTACACCGATAATGCTAGTCCAGGGAGGAGTTCTCATGGTTCCGGAAAGGTTGATA encodes the following:
- a CDS encoding type II toxin-antitoxin system mRNA interferase toxin, RelE/StbE family, which gives rise to MTWRVLITPAALEMLKGITDRRIRGQIAQTVSGLTEAPENSGKPLMGELAGYRSLRAASQKYRVIYKIKKEKVIVVVVAVGRRKEGDRRDIYSLARKLFEQKLV
- a CDS encoding type II toxin-antitoxin system Phd/YefM family antitoxin, producing MPKTLSMVEARKRLTSLPEEFEREENLDAVAITRRGKPVLAVMPWELYETITETLEVMADGKMTSVLKESIAQYGRGETIPWEKAREDLDL
- the hypE gene encoding hydrogenase expression/formation protein HypE, translated to MIEERILLSHGAGGKKSSELTERIFLKYFSDPALLDLNDMAVLELPAGRVSMSTDTYVVDPIFFPGGDIGSLAVHGTVNDVAMAGAVPVAISVAFILEEGLPLIDLERIAGSMALAAAEAGVRIVTADTKVVPRGAADKVFINTTGIGIIPDGINVSGACARIGDRILLSGTIGDHGIAIASARDGIAFKTTVKSDSAPLNWMISELITTLGKDIHVLRDPTRGGLATVLCEIASQSSVGVKIEETAIPVKEAVKGACELLGYDPLYLANEGKLVGVTAPEASGRALEIMKGSKYGQDACIIGEITGDNRQKVILKTAMGGSRLVDKLSGEMLPRIC
- the hypD gene encoding hydrogenase formation protein HypD, producing the protein MKYLDEYRDPKVAKSLVDRIHKSAFRIAQNQDGPVKIMEICGSHTVAIFRAGIKALLPDNVVLVSGPGCPVCVTAMEDMDRMIALSDSSRGNDVIVATFGDMIRVPGTKTSLEREKARGADVRIATTPLDALNWALENPQKQVVFLGVGFETTSPTIGASVLRAREAGFDNFFVYPAFKLLPPALTSLLESPDFAIDGFLCPGHVSVMLGADAYKPVAEKYGKPCVITGFEPLDILLGISVLCEQLANNTHEVKNAYGRAVTDLGNRKAMSVLHEVFQPADAPWRGLGIIPASGLAFRAKFSEFDAMKRFGLEEVKTGSEPRGCACGQVLRGVIDPVECPLFGNECTPESPVGSCMVSSEGSCAAWYRYS
- a CDS encoding HypC/HybG/HupF family hydrogenase formation chaperone encodes the protein MCIAVPGKVTVLDDLNMATVDHGGTTRVASADLVPDVAVGDYVLVHAGFIINVLDEDDALETLKLFDEYMGLLDDNV
- the hypF gene encoding carbamoyltransferase HypF, producing MSERLRISVDGIVQGVGFRPFIYRLAKELVLSGWVTNTTDGVVIEVEGVKGNLEAFLSRLEKDAPPLSKIMSIQREYLKPSNYRDFIIRRSLAGADPTVLVAPDSATCPDCVRELFDPEDRRYRYPFINCTNCGPRYTILRSVPYDRPNTSMAKFPMCENCQGEYDDPADRRFHAQPNACADCGPTLTLVRRDGTTVRMEDPLQGSIELLKEGKILAIKGLGGFHLAVDALFSQAVEKLREKKGREEKPLALMVRDLETASLLCELSDHARSILTSTESPIALLRRRQSPDINISHAVAPRSLYYGLMLPYTPLHHLLMAQFDLLVMTSANLTEEPLCADNDEALQRLSQIADAFLIHDRDIVLRCDDSIVRLDPVNPDEGPIVLRRARGFVPSPVNLPMDGNPVLALGPELKGTVCLTRGRQAFMGQHLGDLKNLETLDFLKEVVSHLMDILEVTPLILVCDLHPDYLTTGITENDKDVPWPSNTPVIAVQHHHAHILSCQAEAGLTGPCVGIALDGTGYGTDGTIWGGEILHVDGTHMDRKGYLRPMWMPGGEKSIEQPWRMAVSCLLEILGAAETARVAQGLFPDIPEEDIQVITSLCVRRTHGVWTSSAGRLFDAVSALLGICTHTRYEGQAAIELEVLTDDIVTDILPYSLVETEGGSLEIDLMPAFESIFHKMQKGFSVPTLGGMFHTTMARALAEATDRVLEGFNGVHRSIPLGGGVFQNELFCSLIARELSERSMKPVFHKNVPTNDGGISLGQAVYGLLKSRDS
- the hypB gene encoding hydrogenase nickel incorporation protein HypB translates to MSEKITLEQKVLSRNDLLAADLRRLFASEKVAIMNMVSSPGSGKTSLLEKTLGSLSQNLSIGVIEGDIQTDNDAVRIAKTGVPVHQIQTGGACHLEAEMVRKALSHFRLEELDLLIIENVGNLVCPSAFDLGEGLRVVVISTTEGDDKPLKYPAMFRSAHVMVINKIDLLPYTDFDVQKVVRNAMSLNPEIHILKTSCRTGEGLDEWSGFVMEFVQSNNE
- the hypA gene encoding hydrogenase maturation nickel metallochaperone HypA; amino-acid sequence: MHELSIAIEILDIVEREAAKHGAAVVRRVNLRVGDLSGVETESLAFSFDAVKGEKDLTRDTILSILRLPVKIHCIPCDGEFKGAGHMVVCPQCEGLDTQLLQGEELEIEDIEID